A single uncultured Acetobacterium sp. DNA region contains:
- a CDS encoding hydrogenase 4 subunit F, whose amino-acid sequence MGFVLLGIPVVAVILFFLLKSTPIQHGISIVATIALILVGAVLTRDVMTLGIVEYAALGGIFYLDALSIIVLDIVVIIAFMTSVYSVGYLDEELKHGKIDTNKLRVYYILMYTFIFIMLLALTVKNIGIMWVAIEATTLASAFLVGFYNGKDSIEAAWKYIIICSVGIAIALLGIIFLQFSSIGVLDSSQFLDWTAMMNKATELNGSTLRLAFIFIVIGFGTKAGLAPMHTWLPDAHSQAPSPISTLMSGVLLNGAMYGIIRVVAIINHSFGSSVFVGRIMITLGVLSVLTAAIFIFTQKDYKRLLAYSSIEHMGIIAIAIGFFTPLSIFGGLLHMINHSFTKSTLFLSSGNILLKYNTKEISKIKGVLKCLPVTGTVFLLGLFAIGGAPPFSVFASEFVVISAIFQDHNFLVGGALILLLALIFTGIVLTMFKLFYGNIQPEETSPGEINISGVAVIVVLLGIITITGFYIPNGLKELIDHAVKIIIGG is encoded by the coding sequence ATGGGATTTGTTTTACTGGGGATACCAGTCGTTGCCGTGATACTATTTTTTCTTCTGAAGAGCACACCAATTCAACACGGAATCAGCATCGTCGCCACCATTGCCTTAATACTGGTCGGGGCGGTTTTAACCCGTGATGTTATGACCTTGGGGATAGTTGAATATGCTGCCCTGGGCGGGATTTTTTATCTTGATGCGTTGAGCATTATTGTACTAGACATCGTCGTCATCATTGCTTTTATGACCAGTGTTTATTCCGTTGGTTATCTGGACGAAGAATTAAAACATGGCAAGATTGATACCAATAAATTACGGGTTTATTATATTTTGATGTACACCTTTATTTTCATCATGCTGCTGGCGTTAACGGTTAAAAATATTGGCATCATGTGGGTCGCCATTGAAGCCACCACCTTGGCGTCAGCCTTTCTGGTCGGTTTTTACAATGGCAAGGATTCTATTGAAGCGGCCTGGAAGTATATTATTATCTGCTCCGTAGGAATTGCCATTGCCCTGCTGGGGATCATCTTTTTACAGTTTTCATCCATCGGTGTTTTAGACAGCAGTCAATTTTTGGATTGGACCGCCATGATGAATAAGGCCACTGAATTAAATGGCTCAACATTAAGATTGGCCTTTATCTTTATTGTGATAGGATTTGGAACCAAAGCCGGCCTTGCCCCGATGCACACCTGGCTGCCGGATGCTCACAGCCAGGCACCTTCACCAATCAGTACCTTGATGTCGGGGGTGTTGTTAAATGGCGCCATGTACGGCATCATCCGGGTGGTGGCGATCATTAACCATAGCTTTGGTAGCAGTGTTTTTGTGGGCAGAATCATGATCACTCTGGGCGTTTTGTCAGTGCTTACCGCGGCGATATTTATTTTCACCCAAAAGGATTACAAACGGCTGCTGGCTTATTCAAGTATTGAGCATATGGGCATCATTGCGATTGCGATTGGTTTTTTTACCCCGTTGTCAATTTTTGGCGGATTACTGCATATGATCAATCACTCATTTACCAAGTCGACGCTGTTTTTGTCTTCCGGTAATATTTTGCTGAAATATAATACCAAAGAGATTTCGAAAATTAAGGGTGTACTTAAATGTCTGCCGGTTACCGGAACTGTTTTTCTGTTGGGTTTGTTTGCCATCGGGGGAGCGCCGCCCTTTAGTGTTTTCGCCAGTGAATTTGTCGTCATTTCAGCAATTTTTCAGGACCATAATTTCCTGGTCGGGGGAGCCTTAATCCTGCTGTTGGCATTGATTTTCACCGGGATTGTCCTGACCATGTTTAAACTGTTTTACGGCAATATACAACCGGAAGAAACAAGCCCAGGTGAAATAAATATTTCCGGCGTAGCCGTTATTGTGGTGCTATTGGGGATTATCACAATTACCGGTTTTTATATTCCCAATGGGTTAAAAGAGCTGATTGACCACGCGGTAAAAATAATAATTGGAGGATAG
- a CDS encoding NADH-quinone oxidoreductase subunit C, with product MIDNEIKLEIIKKLTEIFADDIMAMLNGKSNELYLTVNPAKILEIASYFNQEMGFPLVSMFANDETGLCDHYALYYGFADREKGLFVTLITLIDPAEPFFKSIAGQIHAAARYEREIKDLFGLTPVGHPNPKRLVFHSNWPTKTYPLRKSFDVKEKPSFANEKITFTKVISEGVYEIPVGPVHAGIIEPGHFRFSVAGEPIINLEAQLYFVHKGIEKMCEGESIEKCLYVSERISGDESFTNSMAYCQALEKIAGVKIPLRAEFTRVIFAELERLTSHLGDLGGICTDVAYGFAAYQFTMMKGWAYNIADELCGMRFLRGVNKPGGVRKEFVAGKEKTVIEQLKKIKTELEDTVEMMKSNGLFIDRVENTGILSEKIAIDLNAVGPPGRASGIHYDVRKAFPTEAYQQLTFTIPAHHNGDVNCRMNVKIEECFQAMDLIIAAIAKMPTGKISVTLESVEPYQFAFGITEAPRGENIHWIMTGENNTIFRYKIRTPSFCNWPALCHAVKGNIVPDFPLINKSFNLSYAGNDL from the coding sequence TTGATCGATAACGAAATAAAGCTAGAAATAATTAAAAAACTAACTGAAATTTTTGCTGATGATATCATGGCAATGTTGAACGGGAAATCAAATGAACTTTATCTAACGGTTAATCCCGCAAAAATATTGGAGATTGCCAGCTATTTCAATCAGGAAATGGGTTTTCCGCTGGTTTCCATGTTTGCTAATGATGAAACTGGTTTGTGCGACCATTATGCCCTTTATTATGGTTTTGCCGATCGCGAAAAGGGATTGTTTGTAACACTGATCACCCTGATTGATCCGGCTGAACCCTTTTTTAAATCCATCGCCGGCCAGATCCATGCGGCCGCACGGTATGAACGGGAAATCAAGGATTTATTTGGGCTTACTCCGGTGGGTCACCCCAATCCGAAACGACTGGTCTTTCACAGCAACTGGCCAACAAAAACATATCCTCTGCGTAAAAGCTTTGATGTGAAAGAAAAACCGAGTTTCGCCAATGAAAAAATCACCTTCACCAAGGTGATTAGCGAGGGCGTTTACGAGATTCCGGTGGGACCGGTTCATGCCGGGATCATCGAACCCGGCCATTTCAGATTCAGTGTGGCCGGTGAACCGATCATTAACCTTGAAGCCCAATTATATTTTGTCCATAAAGGGATTGAAAAAATGTGCGAAGGGGAAAGTATTGAAAAGTGTCTGTACGTGTCCGAACGAATCTCCGGGGATGAGAGCTTTACCAACTCAATGGCTTATTGTCAGGCGCTTGAAAAGATTGCTGGCGTAAAAATTCCCCTAAGAGCTGAATTTACCCGGGTTATTTTTGCGGAACTGGAAAGGCTGACCAGTCATCTTGGCGATCTTGGTGGAATATGTACCGACGTGGCCTATGGCTTTGCCGCCTACCAATTTACGATGATGAAAGGCTGGGCCTACAACATTGCTGATGAGCTCTGCGGGATGCGGTTTTTAAGAGGGGTCAATAAACCCGGCGGGGTCAGAAAAGAATTTGTTGCCGGTAAAGAAAAAACGGTCATTGAACAATTGAAAAAAATAAAAACAGAGCTTGAGGATACGGTGGAAATGATGAAATCAAACGGACTGTTCATTGATCGGGTTGAAAACACCGGGATTCTCAGTGAAAAGATTGCCATTGATTTAAATGCGGTGGGACCGCCGGGACGGGCCTCGGGAATCCATTATGATGTCCGAAAAGCCTTTCCAACAGAAGCCTATCAACAACTCACATTTACGATCCCAGCGCATCATAACGGCGATGTCAATTGCCGGATGAATGTAAAAATAGAAGAGTGTTTTCAAGCCATGGATTTAATCATAGCAGCAATCGCAAAAATGCCGACGGGTAAGATCAGCGTGACGCTTGAATCAGTGGAACCGTATCAATTTGCTTTTGGCATCACTGAAGCACCACGAGGGGAAAATATCCACTGGATCATGACCGGAGAAAATAATACCATCTTCCGGTATAAAATCAGAACGCCTTCGTTTTGCAACTGGCCGGCTTTGTGCCATGCGGTTAAGGGCAATATTGTCCCGGATTTTCCGCTGATTAACAAGAGTTTCAATTTATCCTATGCCGGAAATGATTTGTAA
- the nuoB gene encoding NADH-quinone oxidoreductase subunit NuoB, protein MFKKIRKIIKYPRLTQDYPKHSSIAVPFIGKPEIDQKKCTRCGTCVNRCPSGAIVLNRDKNDIGINYDECIFCGLCAEICPAEAVAMTSQFELAEKDRDKLRKNPIIIGERTYLDKSYEIICSELKANINKTFGRSLQIREVDAGSCNGCDSEINALNNPFNDVERLGIHFVASPRHADMLLVTGTATRNMQLALAKTYNATPDPKLVVAVGACACSGGIFKDTYATCNGIDRIAPVDVYIPGCPPRPQAILYGILKALNRIE, encoded by the coding sequence ATGTTTAAAAAAATCAGAAAAATTATAAAGTACCCAAGATTGACTCAGGACTATCCCAAACATTCCTCTATTGCAGTTCCTTTTATTGGCAAACCGGAAATTGATCAAAAAAAATGCACCCGCTGCGGGACCTGTGTGAATCGCTGCCCATCCGGTGCGATTGTCCTAAATCGTGACAAAAATGACATTGGCATCAATTATGACGAATGCATATTTTGCGGTCTCTGCGCAGAAATTTGCCCGGCGGAAGCGGTGGCGATGACCAGTCAGTTTGAGCTGGCGGAGAAAGACCGCGACAAGCTTAGAAAGAATCCGATCATTATTGGTGAACGGACGTATCTGGACAAATCATACGAAATCATTTGCAGCGAACTGAAGGCTAATATCAACAAAACATTTGGCCGCAGTCTGCAGATCAGAGAAGTGGATGCCGGGTCATGCAATGGCTGTGACTCTGAAATTAACGCCTTGAACAACCCTTTTAACGATGTGGAACGCTTGGGAATTCATTTTGTCGCGTCCCCCCGGCACGCGGATATGCTCCTGGTGACCGGAACGGCCACTCGAAACATGCAGCTGGCCCTGGCTAAAACCTATAATGCTACCCCGGATCCCAAGCTAGTGGTGGCGGTGGGAGCCTGTGCCTGCAGCGGTGGTATCTTCAAGGATACCTATGCAACCTGCAACGGCATTGATCGCATTGCTCCGGTCGATGTTTATATTCCCGGCTGTCCCCCGAGACCCCAAGCCATCCTGTATGGGATCTTAAAAGCATTGAACCGGATCGAATAA
- a CDS encoding undecaprenyl-diphosphate phosphatase — MGFLEILKAIFLGIVEGLTEWLPISSTGHMILVDDVIKLNMSDPFIEMFLYVIQLGAILAVVYIYWHKLVPFSIKDKKIMIRKNTVVLWSKIAVACIPGILAYLLLDSLFDTYFMNSITVAAMLILYGILFIVIENYNKKHQPEVVKLSQMTYKKALQIGAFQALSIVPGTSRSGVTILGGMILGTSRTVAAEFTFFMAIPVMFGISLLKLIKFGFAFTGWEVVILLVGMISAFITSVLAIKFLMTYIKKHDFKIFGWYRIVLGVIVLLYFFITGN; from the coding sequence ATGGGTTTTTTAGAAATTTTAAAGGCAATCTTTCTGGGGATTGTGGAAGGTTTAACCGAGTGGCTGCCCATCAGCAGCACCGGACACATGATATTGGTAGATGACGTTATTAAATTGAATATGTCAGATCCGTTTATCGAAATGTTTTTGTATGTGATTCAATTGGGGGCAATTTTAGCCGTTGTTTATATCTATTGGCATAAACTGGTGCCGTTTTCCATTAAAGATAAAAAAATAATGATCAGAAAAAACACCGTCGTTCTCTGGTCAAAAATAGCGGTGGCCTGTATCCCAGGTATTTTAGCCTATTTGTTGCTGGATAGCCTTTTCGATACCTACTTTATGAATTCAATTACCGTTGCCGCCATGCTGATTCTGTATGGGATTCTTTTTATTGTCATTGAGAATTACAATAAAAAGCACCAACCGGAAGTCGTCAAATTATCACAGATGACCTATAAAAAAGCTTTGCAGATTGGCGCATTTCAGGCTTTGTCGATTGTACCGGGAACATCCCGATCCGGGGTTACAATCCTGGGCGGGATGATTCTGGGAACATCCCGAACGGTGGCTGCCGAATTTACCTTCTTTATGGCCATTCCGGTGATGTTTGGGATCAGCCTTTTAAAACTGATTAAATTCGGCTTTGCTTTTACCGGTTGGGAAGTCGTTATTCTATTGGTCGGGATGATTTCAGCTTTTATCACCTCCGTATTGGCGATTAAATTTTTAATGACCTATATCAAAAAGCATGACTTCAAAATATTCGGTTGGTACCGCATTGTTTTGGGTGTGATCGTATTGCTGTATTTCTTTATCACCGGTAATTAG
- a CDS encoding nitroreductase family protein translates to MIKIDQEKCVGCGTCVDDCFTRDLVIEDDKAQALDQTCIKCGHCIAICPVNAVSISDYDMGDVKEYEPASFDIEPEKLLNFIQFRRSVRQFKDKPIEKEKLEAIIEAGRFTPTGGNRQPVSFVVVQEELSELTGLALESLNELGKQLLADKENTPPLIAYYAKRWLQMYEGYLANPEKPTDLFFNAKAVMIVVSESPIDGGLAATSMELMTHAQGLGMYYSGFFVRAAANSEKLRRFLGIADSNKQVIACQVMGYPKVSYQRTVPRKKAEVSWR, encoded by the coding sequence ATGATTAAGATCGATCAGGAAAAATGTGTTGGTTGTGGCACATGTGTTGATGATTGTTTTACCCGGGATCTTGTGATTGAAGATGATAAGGCACAAGCCCTTGATCAAACCTGCATTAAATGCGGCCATTGTATTGCTATTTGTCCGGTAAATGCGGTTAGCATCAGTGACTACGACATGGGTGACGTAAAGGAGTACGAACCAGCCAGCTTTGATATTGAACCGGAAAAGCTACTGAATTTTATTCAATTCAGACGTTCAGTTCGTCAGTTCAAAGACAAACCCATCGAAAAAGAAAAGCTGGAAGCAATTATTGAAGCCGGACGTTTTACGCCAACTGGCGGTAATCGTCAGCCGGTGTCTTTTGTGGTGGTTCAGGAAGAACTTTCAGAATTGACCGGACTGGCGCTGGAAAGCCTTAACGAATTGGGCAAACAGTTACTGGCGGATAAAGAAAATACCCCACCCTTAATTGCGTATTATGCTAAGCGTTGGCTGCAGATGTATGAAGGCTATCTGGCCAATCCGGAAAAACCGACTGATTTATTTTTTAATGCCAAAGCAGTGATGATTGTTGTCTCAGAATCACCCATCGATGGCGGCCTGGCTGCCACCTCCATGGAACTGATGACTCACGCTCAGGGACTGGGCATGTATTACAGCGGCTTTTTTGTCCGGGCAGCGGCCAACAGTGAAAAACTAAGACGCTTTCTGGGAATTGCAGATAGTAACAAACAGGTGATTGCCTGTCAGGTGATGGGATACCCCAAAGTGTCTTATCAACGAACCGTGCCCCGAAAAAAAGCAGAAGTATCCTGGCGATAA
- a CDS encoding ATP-binding cassette domain-containing protein, which translates to MMAYLEFRNIQLKYEQRTIFSGLNLEIERQEKVLFCAPSGRGKTSLVKMLLGFVVPEAGEIFVDGIKLSGETGNSIRSKISYVSQDADIPKGIVSDVFADVFKFQVNRHLNYQEAVLSDWLKTMSLSEDTLEKNVDALSGGERQRLALIMGILLDRDIWILDEITTGLDHELKKKMVELLLSYDKTILVVSHDDIYKNQGLREVSW; encoded by the coding sequence ATGATGGCTTATCTGGAATTCCGAAATATTCAGTTGAAATATGAACAGCGGACGATTTTTTCAGGCTTAAATCTGGAAATCGAGCGCCAGGAAAAAGTTCTTTTTTGTGCGCCCTCGGGTCGGGGAAAGACCAGCCTGGTTAAAATGCTGCTGGGATTTGTGGTACCGGAAGCAGGTGAAATCTTTGTCGATGGGATTAAACTGTCTGGCGAAACGGGGAATAGTATTCGCAGTAAAATTTCTTATGTGAGCCAGGATGCTGATATTCCCAAAGGGATTGTCAGTGATGTTTTCGCGGATGTTTTTAAATTTCAGGTGAACCGCCATTTAAATTATCAGGAAGCAGTTTTGAGTGACTGGCTTAAAACCATGTCCCTGTCAGAAGATACCCTGGAAAAAAACGTCGACGCCCTTTCTGGAGGCGAACGGCAGCGGCTGGCTCTGATTATGGGGATTCTTCTGGATCGGGACATCTGGATCCTGGACGAAATAACCACCGGGCTGGATCATGAGCTGAAGAAAAAAATGGTGGAGTTGCTTTTGAGCTACGACAAAACCATTTTAGTGGTCTCCCACGACGACATTTATAAAAATCAGGGACTAAGAGAAGTGAGCTGGTAA
- a CDS encoding ABC transporter permease gives MGVQEIPFYTPFYLLIFVVPMAIINYKLGVGLNKRIIYSLFRMTIQLVLVGFFLQYIFLFNNLWVNSAYVLFMIGAAGLSTVKTCGLTMKNQFLPIVIGFGVPNLIMILFINQFVIGLDNIFDAQYYIPLVGMLLGNSLSGNIIGINTFYTGLRQNERQYQYRLALSANQWESTLPWYKEAIIACMNPIIASTETVGLVSLPGMMTGQILGGSMPMTAIVYQIVIMGAILISRYFGIHCSILLTRKKAFDPYDRLIL, from the coding sequence ATGGGCGTTCAAGAAATACCTTTTTATACCCCTTTTTATCTACTGATCTTTGTTGTGCCGATGGCCATCATCAATTATAAACTGGGAGTCGGACTCAATAAGCGGATCATCTATTCTTTGTTCCGCATGACCATCCAGCTGGTGCTGGTGGGCTTTTTTCTGCAGTACATCTTCTTATTCAACAACCTCTGGGTTAATTCGGCCTATGTTTTATTTATGATCGGAGCGGCCGGGTTATCCACCGTTAAAACCTGCGGATTGACCATGAAGAATCAGTTTTTGCCGATTGTAATCGGATTTGGTGTTCCCAATCTGATTATGATTCTTTTTATTAATCAATTTGTGATCGGACTTGACAATATTTTTGACGCTCAATATTATATCCCCTTGGTGGGAATGCTGTTGGGCAACAGTCTCAGTGGCAACATCATTGGGATCAATACCTTTTACACCGGTTTAAGACAAAATGAACGACAGTATCAGTATCGCCTGGCGCTGTCAGCCAACCAGTGGGAATCCACCCTGCCCTGGTACAAAGAGGCCATTATCGCCTGCATGAACCCAATCATTGCCTCTACTGAAACCGTTGGTCTGGTGTCCCTGCCGGGGATGATGACCGGTCAGATTCTCGGGGGCTCGATGCCGATGACCGCCATTGTTTATCAGATTGTCATCATGGGAGCGATTCTGATCTCCCGCTATTTTGGGATCCACTGTTCGATTCTGTTAACTCGGAAGAAGGCCTTTGACCCTTATGATCGCTTGATTCTTTAG
- the mtnK gene encoding S-methyl-5-thioribose kinase, which yields MSYKDLTPDTVIEYIKAYTDIFPTDARLEVYEVGGGEDDGDGFVNHIYRVWDETGKSVILKQAKPYLKLFGEGVPLTAKRNQLESEIIKLRSAITPEYLPEMYHLDPDNNLFVYEDCGRLKIMRFELIKGKRFPEFPKQIGEFLAKSNFYTSEIYLDQIAHKGLECKFMNPEMRVIMETILFLRESFIEGDVDLPAGDPNHLAMSDLLWEKRELRVELLKLRGIFMKKSECLVHGDLHTSNIMIDENEMKIIDMEYPFMGPSSSDTGYLVGNLVYEYIAWFHHEEGSKASRKAYRQEMLGYIRDLITEYQRVYTACWDQDAKPMYREYTEYRDDLLRTYIKEVCGFTGCQIVSRVGGIVPLPDFDVIKNPVSRNCARRLSLLIADALIMKREEMESAVDIIALIETITYRYFDVMKALKN from the coding sequence ATGTCCTATAAAGATTTAACACCAGATACTGTCATTGAATATATTAAAGCATATACGGATATTTTTCCGACCGATGCCAGGCTTGAAGTTTATGAGGTTGGCGGCGGTGAAGACGACGGGGATGGCTTTGTCAACCATATTTATCGGGTTTGGGATGAAACCGGAAAGTCGGTTATTCTCAAACAGGCTAAACCCTACCTGAAGCTATTTGGTGAAGGGGTACCCCTGACCGCCAAGCGCAACCAGTTAGAATCCGAAATCATTAAACTGAGATCCGCCATCACCCCAGAGTATTTGCCGGAAATGTATCATCTCGATCCCGACAATAATCTCTTCGTTTACGAGGATTGCGGACGCCTGAAGATTATGCGTTTTGAATTGATCAAGGGCAAGCGGTTCCCCGAATTCCCCAAACAGATTGGTGAATTTCTGGCCAAATCGAATTTCTATACATCCGAGATTTATTTGGATCAGATTGCCCATAAGGGGCTGGAATGCAAATTTATGAATCCCGAGATGCGGGTCATTATGGAAACCATCCTGTTTCTGCGGGAATCCTTTATTGAGGGTGACGTCGATTTGCCGGCCGGCGATCCCAATCATCTGGCCATGAGCGATCTGCTCTGGGAAAAACGGGAATTGCGGGTTGAACTGCTGAAGCTGCGGGGCATTTTTATGAAGAAAAGCGAATGTCTGGTTCATGGCGATTTGCATACGTCCAACATTATGATTGACGAAAACGAAATGAAAATCATCGATATGGAATACCCGTTTATGGGTCCATCCTCATCCGATACCGGTTATCTGGTGGGAAACCTGGTTTATGAATATATTGCCTGGTTCCACCATGAAGAAGGAAGTAAAGCGTCCCGGAAAGCCTATCGCCAGGAAATGCTGGGTTATATCAGAGATTTAATTACCGAATATCAGCGGGTTTATACGGCCTGCTGGGATCAGGATGCCAAGCCGATGTACCGGGAGTATACCGAGTATCGGGATGATTTGCTGAGAACCTATATTAAAGAGGTCTGCGGCTTCACCGGCTGCCAGATTGTCAGTCGGGTCGGTGGCATTGTGCCCCTGCCGGATTTTGATGTAATCAAGAACCCGGTTAGCCGGAACTGCGCCAGACGACTGTCGTTGCTGATTGCCGATGCGCTGATTATGAAGCGGGAAGAAATGGAATCGGCGGTCGACATCATCGCTTTGATCGAAACCATTACCTATCGCTATTTTGATGTGATGAAGGCGTTAAAAAACTGA